TGCTTCCATTTCTTGTGGGTGGATGCTCAAGATGTCATCAGCGAGCTGTTCTTGGTTGAGTTAATTCTTAAATAGTGATCATCGGGGAAGCCAATATTACCGGGTTCCAGCTCTCTTAATAACTGTAACTCTTTCTTTTGCGGCAAGCGATTTGCGGATTGGTAGAAGCCTCTTGATAGCGTTTATTGCTTGTTGTGTCTGTCCCTGCTTAGATTAGGTTGAGTTGCTgtctagtttttattttattttttctgtttcttgttCTCATTGTATTTCTGTCAAAATCTTAAAACTGGTAAtaatatctttacatttttatcaaaaaaaaaaagaacaacttTGTTAACTTGCACGTTTGAAGGAAGTTACTGTCacgatttttaaatattattatacaaaaCACAGAAATTTGCAAGTGTTTATGTGGTTATACTTGACTTATTAAGTACATATTATATAATGACTTTCAACGTTCTTATGGGAGTTTATGAACAAGGTTTAATGGATTTACTGTTTCAAACTTGGGTCTGAACAATAGCTCCAGAGAAAAACGGATATTACATTTGGTTTGAAATTGTAATGGTAAATGAAAGTTACCATGGTTTGGAATGCCTGGCTCAACGAGTCTTTAGGCCATATGGTTCCTTCTCATTTGGATTTTTGCACTTATCTTTTGGGTTTCCTTGTCAGAGGAATAAGCATCACAAGACACTTGTGCtttgctttctcttttttttttttggttatattttgCCACACAAATAAATGGACTGAGGTTTGATAGAATGGATACATGTATTTTTGAACTTGTTACATGTTTATCTCTTCTCCACAGTTTCGGTTCTGGGACCAACAACAACACAAAGCCTGGAGAGAGAGgccaagcaaaaaaaaaaacagataataAAATGTtcccaatgtttttttttaacagcgTAGCTCTGGTGCCTAGTAGTAGTGTCTAGGATGACAATAAGAAAGTAATGTGTCTTTGCAATATGTTCTGTTAATCAATAACTACGCTAATGTGAGAACTTTTCCATGCGTTTTTTGTGGCAGATGTAATCCTGCAGCTTCTCTGCTTCTCCATCGTTACCTTCCTCTTTCTCCTGCAGCTTCTCTGCTTCTTCGTTGTCACCTCTCTCATTCTCCTGCCGCGTCTCTGCTTCTTCATCGCCAGCTCTCTCATTCTCCTGCGGCTTCTCTGCTTCATTATCGTCACCTTCCTCTTTCTTCTGCAGCTTCTCTGCTTCTTCATTTTTACCTCTCTCTTCTGCCTCTCCAACTCGCTGTCTCTTGGAGGATCGCGCAGCAGAAAGATGTGGTCCAAATCCATGTCCATCGGTCAAGAGTTTGAGCATTTGGTCTGTATTACTCTGAATCTGACCCAAAGTATTCAAATACTGTGTGTTACTCTTTATCTGACCCAAAGTACTCAAAAGCTGCTGCCAAAAGTCGTCTGTAAAAAGAAGCCAACACACATAACGTTTAAGATTCAGAAAAaggcacaaaaaaaaaagagaaacagagAGGAAAGCTGAGAGTATTTGTTTAATCACTGAGATAAGCTGGCTGCTGCTGGGAGGCTTGAAGGTTTTGGTTCTCTAGAGCATTAGCAGAAGAAGCAGCTTCTTGTGGTGATGCATCCGGGACATTTATAGCAGTCAACAACG
Above is a window of Brassica napus cultivar Da-Ae unplaced genomic scaffold, Da-Ae ScsIHWf_19;HRSCAF=41, whole genome shotgun sequence DNA encoding:
- the LOC125574846 gene encoding uncharacterized protein LOC125574846 isoform X1 → MDGLPDYFQYRAIVEECIENNLTKDETERYVEEVHQIPIQDTNRVWDHLERTNPDLFIAYNARMRERNARIPKRVAKPSSPPEVTSARRRKMRGTKKEYRLSPYCRPLLTAINVPDASPQEAASSANALENQNLQASQQQPAYLNDFWQQLLSTLGQIKSNTQYLNTLGQIQSNTDQMLKLLTDGHGFGPHLSAARSSKRQRVGEAEERGKNEEAEKLQKKEEGDDNEAEKPQENERAGDEEAETRQENERGDNEEAEKLQEKEEGNDGEAEKLQDYICHKKRMEKFSH
- the LOC125574846 gene encoding uncharacterized protein LOC125574846 isoform X2 — encoded protein: MDGLPDYYRAIVEECIENNLTKDETERYVEEVHQIPIQDTNRVWDHLERTNPDLFIAYNARMRERNARIPKRVAKPSSPPEVTSARRRKMRGTKKEYRLSPYCRPLLTAINVPDASPQEAASSANALENQNLQASQQQPAYLNDFWQQLLSTLGQIKSNTQYLNTLGQIQSNTDQMLKLLTDGHGFGPHLSAARSSKRQRVGEAEERGKNEEAEKLQKKEEGDDNEAEKPQENERAGDEEAETRQENERGDNEEAEKLQEKEEGNDGEAEKLQDYICHKKRMEKFSH